The sequence below is a genomic window from Deinococcus carri.
CCGGCCTCGCGCTCGTCGCCAGCCGCTGGGCGGAAGAGGTGCCCCCGCTGCCCCTGCCGGGCGGCGTGCGGGCCTGGGTGTTCGAGGTGCTGGACGGGCGCTGAGCCGCTTACTCCTGGCCTTGCTTTCCGAGGCACCTTGTCTTACGATGCCTCTACATCGGAAAGCGATGCCTGTGGCCTTTTTCGGGCCGTCAGGGAAAGAACCGGTATGGACCCCCAGCAACTCAAGGGCCACCTCGACCTGCTTCTGCTGGCCGCCCTCGAACAGGGGCCGCGCTACGGCGGGCAGATCATCGCGGACGTGCAGGCCAGCACGGACGGGTACTTCACGCTGCGCGAGGGCACGCTGTATCCGGCCCTGCACCGTCTGGAAAAGGCCGGGTGGATCGCGGGCGAGTTTCAGGTCTTGCCACGCGGGGGCAGCCCGGTCAAGGTGTATACCCTGACCCCTGGCGGCCAGCAGGAACTCCGCGCCCAGCGCGAACGCTACGAACGCTTCAGCGCCGCCGTGCGCGGTGTGATCGGGGGCCAGGCATGAGGGAGACGGAACAGTACCTGAAGCGGGCGACCCGTGGCCTGTGGGGCAAGGCCGCCCGCGAGGCGCGGCTGGAACTGCGCGGGG
It includes:
- a CDS encoding PadR family transcriptional regulator; translated protein: MDPQQLKGHLDLLLLAALEQGPRYGGQIIADVQASTDGYFTLREGTLYPALHRLEKAGWIAGEFQVLPRGGSPVKVYTLTPGGQQELRAQRERYERFSAAVRGVIGGQA